The following proteins are co-located in the Neodiprion virginianus isolate iyNeoVirg1 chromosome 6, iyNeoVirg1.1, whole genome shotgun sequence genome:
- the LOC124307397 gene encoding polyadenylate-binding protein-interacting protein 2 isoform X3 → MSTPQTSDGRPISGLVPTVEYKTGMKMKIPTGGSGNGYYGHDSGVISYLDTVETEADVQAAGDGDFSEYMWMENEEEFDKQVLQQLEEEELMEECLEAMLEEERQHQRNQNSAAWSTATSTVENNGIDLCQQLGGLRVHDDLAKQSTLNPDAAEFVPAYKPAITLQT, encoded by the exons ATGTCAACACCACAGACGTCAGACGGTCGGCCAATCAGCGGTCTCGTTCCAAC TGTTGAATACAAAACTGGCATGAAAATGAAGATTCCAACCGGTGGTTCAGGGAACGGCTATTATGGCCATGATAGTGGGGTTATCTCATACCTTGATACTGTCGAGACCGAGGCCGATGTCCAGGCTGCAGGAGATGGAGACTTTTCCGAATATATGTGGATGGAGAACGAAGAAGAATTTGACAAACAG GTACTACAGCAGCTCGAAGAGGAGGAGTTGATGGAAGAATGCCTGGAAGCTATGTTGGAGGAGGAAAGGCAGCATCAGAGAAATCAAAACTCTGCCGCTTGGTCTACTGCCACAAGTACAGTGGAAAATAATGGTATTGATCTCTGCCAGCAGCTAGGTGGCCTTCGAGTACATGATGACCTTGCAAAGCAG AGTACTCTGAATCCGGATGCAGCTGAATTTGTCCCAGCTTACAAACCAGCAATAACATTG CAGACATAA
- the LOC124307397 gene encoding polyadenylate-binding protein-interacting protein 2 isoform X1, with protein sequence MSTPQTSDGRPISGLVPTVEYKTGMKMKIPTGGSGNGYYGHDSGVISYLDTVETEADVQAAGDGDFSEYMWMENEEEFDKQVLQQLEEEELMEECLEAMLEEERQHQRNQNSAAWSTATSTVENNGIDLCQQLGGLRVHDDLAKQSTLNPDAAEFVPAYKPAITLVSGQSEVTTESS encoded by the exons ATGTCAACACCACAGACGTCAGACGGTCGGCCAATCAGCGGTCTCGTTCCAAC TGTTGAATACAAAACTGGCATGAAAATGAAGATTCCAACCGGTGGTTCAGGGAACGGCTATTATGGCCATGATAGTGGGGTTATCTCATACCTTGATACTGTCGAGACCGAGGCCGATGTCCAGGCTGCAGGAGATGGAGACTTTTCCGAATATATGTGGATGGAGAACGAAGAAGAATTTGACAAACAG GTACTACAGCAGCTCGAAGAGGAGGAGTTGATGGAAGAATGCCTGGAAGCTATGTTGGAGGAGGAAAGGCAGCATCAGAGAAATCAAAACTCTGCCGCTTGGTCTACTGCCACAAGTACAGTGGAAAATAATGGTATTGATCTCTGCCAGCAGCTAGGTGGCCTTCGAGTACATGATGACCTTGCAAAGCAG AGTACTCTGAATCCGGATGCAGCTGAATTTGTCCCAGCTTACAAACCAGCAATAACATTGGTAAGCGGGCAATCAGAGGTTACTACCGAATCTTCATAG
- the LOC124307397 gene encoding polyadenylate-binding protein-interacting protein 2 isoform X5 gives MKMKIPTGGSGNGYYGHDSGVISYLDTVETEADVQAAGDGDFSEYMWMENEEEFDKQVLQQLEEEELMEECLEAMLEEERQHQRNQNSAAWSTATSTVENNGIDLCQQLGGLRVHDDLAKQSTLNPDAAEFVPAYKPAITLVSGQSEVTTESS, from the exons ATGAAAATGAAGATTCCAACCGGTGGTTCAGGGAACGGCTATTATGGCCATGATAGTGGGGTTATCTCATACCTTGATACTGTCGAGACCGAGGCCGATGTCCAGGCTGCAGGAGATGGAGACTTTTCCGAATATATGTGGATGGAGAACGAAGAAGAATTTGACAAACAG GTACTACAGCAGCTCGAAGAGGAGGAGTTGATGGAAGAATGCCTGGAAGCTATGTTGGAGGAGGAAAGGCAGCATCAGAGAAATCAAAACTCTGCCGCTTGGTCTACTGCCACAAGTACAGTGGAAAATAATGGTATTGATCTCTGCCAGCAGCTAGGTGGCCTTCGAGTACATGATGACCTTGCAAAGCAG AGTACTCTGAATCCGGATGCAGCTGAATTTGTCCCAGCTTACAAACCAGCAATAACATTGGTAAGCGGGCAATCAGAGGTTACTACCGAATCTTCATAG
- the LOC124307397 gene encoding polyadenylate-binding protein-interacting protein 2 isoform X4 has product MSTPQTSDGRPISGLVPTVEYKTGMKMKIPTGGSGNGYYGHDSGVISYLDTVETEADVQAAGDGDFSEYMWMENEEEFDKQVLQQLEEEELMEECLEAMLEEERQHQRNQNSAAWSTATSTVENNGIDLCQQLGGLRVHDDLAKQSTLNPDAAEFVPAYKPAITLT; this is encoded by the exons ATGTCAACACCACAGACGTCAGACGGTCGGCCAATCAGCGGTCTCGTTCCAAC TGTTGAATACAAAACTGGCATGAAAATGAAGATTCCAACCGGTGGTTCAGGGAACGGCTATTATGGCCATGATAGTGGGGTTATCTCATACCTTGATACTGTCGAGACCGAGGCCGATGTCCAGGCTGCAGGAGATGGAGACTTTTCCGAATATATGTGGATGGAGAACGAAGAAGAATTTGACAAACAG GTACTACAGCAGCTCGAAGAGGAGGAGTTGATGGAAGAATGCCTGGAAGCTATGTTGGAGGAGGAAAGGCAGCATCAGAGAAATCAAAACTCTGCCGCTTGGTCTACTGCCACAAGTACAGTGGAAAATAATGGTATTGATCTCTGCCAGCAGCTAGGTGGCCTTCGAGTACATGATGACCTTGCAAAGCAG AGTACTCTGAATCCGGATGCAGCTGAATTTGTCCCAGCTTACAAACCAGCAATAACATTG ACATAA
- the LOC124307397 gene encoding polyadenylate-binding protein-interacting protein 2 isoform X2 has protein sequence MKASARHPSVEYKTGMKMKIPTGGSGNGYYGHDSGVISYLDTVETEADVQAAGDGDFSEYMWMENEEEFDKQVLQQLEEEELMEECLEAMLEEERQHQRNQNSAAWSTATSTVENNGIDLCQQLGGLRVHDDLAKQSTLNPDAAEFVPAYKPAITLVSGQSEVTTESS, from the exons atgaAGGCGTCTGCAAGGCATCCAAG TGTTGAATACAAAACTGGCATGAAAATGAAGATTCCAACCGGTGGTTCAGGGAACGGCTATTATGGCCATGATAGTGGGGTTATCTCATACCTTGATACTGTCGAGACCGAGGCCGATGTCCAGGCTGCAGGAGATGGAGACTTTTCCGAATATATGTGGATGGAGAACGAAGAAGAATTTGACAAACAG GTACTACAGCAGCTCGAAGAGGAGGAGTTGATGGAAGAATGCCTGGAAGCTATGTTGGAGGAGGAAAGGCAGCATCAGAGAAATCAAAACTCTGCCGCTTGGTCTACTGCCACAAGTACAGTGGAAAATAATGGTATTGATCTCTGCCAGCAGCTAGGTGGCCTTCGAGTACATGATGACCTTGCAAAGCAG AGTACTCTGAATCCGGATGCAGCTGAATTTGTCCCAGCTTACAAACCAGCAATAACATTGGTAAGCGGGCAATCAGAGGTTACTACCGAATCTTCATAG